A single Dermacentor variabilis isolate Ectoservices chromosome 9, ASM5094787v1, whole genome shotgun sequence DNA region contains:
- the LOC142557721 gene encoding uncharacterized protein LOC142557721 isoform X1 has translation MKSYAILALVILGNLCQIRAATLSKPARNVDEATKELTERISRSLVEHHEDIIGAFKTLEKSVDSFGDETDEHALPAVAAAVAGAVASGAISAAVGALIQKLISEC, from the exons ATGAAGTCCTACGCTATCTTGGCACTCGTCATCCTGGGGAACCTGTGCC AAATTCGCGCAGCCACGCTGAGCAAGCCGGCAAGGAACGTAGACGAGGCAACAAAAGAACTCACGGAAAGGATTTCCCGTTCCCTCGTGGAGCACCATGAGGACATCATCGGTGCCTTCAAGACACTCGAAAAGTCTGTCGACAGCTTCGGCGACGAAACTGATGAGCACGCCCTTCCGGCCGTAGCTGCTGCTGTAGCAGGGGCCGTCGCAAGCGGCGCCATATCCGCGGCTGTCGGGGCTCTTATTCAGAAGTTAATCAGCGAATGCTGA
- the LOC142557721 gene encoding uncharacterized protein LOC142557721 isoform X2, producing MRTVIAASWNYVFQQRTSLEMLKGDRISRFALCDKGLTLTSSSVPDYSATTMDAYPILVILILGHLCQIQAATLHKPEKISRGKDFPASHG from the exons ATGAGGACGGTCATCGCTGCCTCGTGGAACTACGTATTCCAACAGAGAACCAGTCTTGAAAT GCTTAAAGGAGACCGAATTAGCAGGTTTGCTTTATGTGACAAAGGGCTCACCTTGACCAGCTCCTCTGTTCCGGACTACAGCGCTACCACCATGGACGCCTACCCAATCTTGGTCATCCTGATCCTGGGACATCTGTGCC AAATTCAAGCTGCAACGTTGCACAAGCCCGAGAAAATATCTCGTGGAAAAGATTTCCCAGCATCTCATGGATGA